A stretch of Pempheris klunzingeri isolate RE-2024b chromosome 19, fPemKlu1.hap1, whole genome shotgun sequence DNA encodes these proteins:
- the lmo4a gene encoding LIM domain transcription factor LMO4a, whose protein sequence is MVNSRVEAPTVAVMGGGGGAASRSCAGCGGRIADRFLLFSMERYWHTQCLKCSCCHAQLGEYSSTCYSKGGMILCKNDYVRLFGHSGACSACGQSIPASEMVMRAQGSVYHLKCFTCATCRNRLVPGDRFHYINGTIFCEHDRPGGGLLSGHPAPMQANSIMADQKVC, encoded by the exons ATGGTGAACAGCAGGGTGGAGGCACCCACAGTGGCAGTGATGGGAGGTGGTGGCGGGGCAGCGAGCAGATCGTGTGCTGGATGTGGAGGTCGAATTGCCGACCGCTTCCTGCTCTTCTCCATGGAGCGGTATTGGCACACACAATGCCTCAAATGCTCCTGCTGCCATGCTCAACTGGGCGAGTACAGCAGCACCTGTTACAGCAAAGGAGGCATGATCCTCTGCAAGAACGATTACGTCAG GCTGTTTGGACATAGTGGAGCCTGCAGTGCTTGTGGACAGTCAATACCTGCTAGTGAGATGGTGATGCGAGCTCAAGGAAGCGTTTACCACCTTAAG tgTTTTACCTGTGCGACCTGCAGGAACCGCCTCGTCCCTGGTGATCGCTTTCATTACATCAATGGGACTATCTTCTGTGAACATGACCGGCCTGGAGGGGGTCTGCTCAGTGGACATCCTGCTCCAATGCAGGCCAACAGCATAATGGCTGACCAGAAG gtctgctga